The Candidatus Aegiribacteria sp. nucleotide sequence TCCGATGAGGAATCGGTAAGAAGCCCAAGAATTTCGCTCTTGCTTTCAAATACGCCTGAATCACTCGTTCTGCCTACAATCAAAGATGAAAAGAAATCGGCGATGAGGATAACAGGAAATAGAACTATTCTCAGTACAAGCAGTGGGAATGAAAAGTTCGAGACCACGCTTTCCTTCGATACCAGCATAAGATGTTTGGGGATCAACTCCGCGAATATCAGTATGAAGAAAGATAGGAAAGTTATGAGAACCGGTTCAACCCAGAGAATATCAAATCCTTCTGAAAACCTCGAAGTAATACTTGATGCCAGAACAACGCCGACATTCGTTCCAACAAGAGTCGTGGTTAGATATCTGCGGGGATTCTCAATGAAGTTCAGTGAAAGACGAGACCATTTTTTGCCTTCCCTGAGGCGGCTGTAAGCTCTTATTTTGCTAGCTGCAGAAAATGCGGACTCCGCACCGCTGGAAAAAGCTGCCAGTATTACCGCGAGAATAAACAGAAACAGCATCATGATTCAGGCTCCTCTTTGCTGATGAGCCTGACTTCCATACGATCCATTCTGGGTCCCTCTCTGGAAGTTATTCTGAAAAGATAATTCGAAATTTGAATTTCCTCTCCCTCTAACGGTATCCTTCCAGTGACCTCCTGAACCAGCCCGCTGCATGTTTCAGCGAACCTGGCACGAAAATCCTTTCCCGTAAGCTCCGAAAGGGTTGAGAGCTTCATTGCGGCAGGTATTTCGAGCCATCCATCCTTTACATTTACGCCTTCGGGAAGGGTACCAGGTTCCAGGGCGGAACTGAACAGGAAATAATCAAGGATATCATGTACTGTGACAATACCTGTCCAGTCACCATATTCGTCAAATACGGCACCGGTTTCTTCGTCTGAATCCCTCAATCCCTTCAGAACTGCTTCAAGAGGAGCATTCTCGGGAAAAGATGGAAGATGATGAATGTTAAGGGGCTCTCCGTCACCGGAGGTAAAATACTCCCTGGAATCAATGTAACCCGCCACCTTCTCCATGGGACCGTCCAGTACGGGAAATCTGGTATGTCCGGTGCTTCTCATGACTTCGCTGAACCGTTT carries:
- a CDS encoding CNNM domain-containing protein, with amino-acid sequence LFGNTVVNITTSAIAATIAAGMLPGSKGISLALAVGVTTFLLLIFGEISPKTLAVSHAEKWASRSSLALLVFMRICTPIAFTLSKFSKFISRKIGIKSPASRLSRDEIIAMVELGQSEGLLGSEGGATLNLLTLNESQCTDVMRPRSEVAVLRTGWNEKRFSEVMRSTGHTRFPVLDGPMEKVAGYIDSREYFTSGDGEPLNIHHLPSFPENAPLEAVLKGLRDSDEETGAVFDEYGDWTGIVTVHDILDYFLFSSALEPGTLPEGVNVKDGWLEIPAAMKLSTLSELTGKDFRARFAETCSGLVQEVTGRIPLEGEEIQISNYLFRITSREGPRMDRMEVRLISKEEPES
- a CDS encoding CNNM domain-containing protein; this translates as MMLFLFILAVILAAFSSGAESAFSAASKIRAYSRLREGKKWSRLSLNFIENPRRYLTTTLVGTNVGVVLASSITSRFSEGFDILWVEPVLITFLSFFILIFAELIPKHLMLVSKESVVSNFSFPLLVLRIVLFPVILIADFFSSLIVGRTSDSGVFESKSEILGLLTDSSSDAGHIAERILRMNDVRIGNVMRKLRGIPVTGIGETRNAILEKLIDTEYSFLLVCEKDGETIRGYVDGNSIVKSSSVLDGNGVEGLPYFEAGDDLISVTAKLRRSDAPAGIVLGKTGQPAGIAILDDIIDSLLGETGTASKVEVSSEKLIEWCDGRAVIR